One part of the Flavobacterium johnsoniae UW101 genome encodes these proteins:
- the ypfJ gene encoding KPN_02809 family neutral zinc metallopeptidase yields the protein MKWQGRRQSDNVEDRRSISGGKVAVGGGIIGIIILLLNVFGGETGQQIAPILEQMQGGQTQTEAAAPLSKEDEEMGQFVKVVLADNEDIWGKIFAEHGMTYKNPKLVLFRGSVQTSCGGASSASGPFYCPADQKVYMDLGFFEELKTKFGAKGGDFAIAYVIAHEIGHHVQTLLGTSAKMHRDQQGKSQAAANKLSVALELQADFYAGVWAHYNEKNLDEGDIEEALSAANAVGDDAIQSKMQGQIVPDSFTHGTSEQRMYWFKKGFKTGDIKQGTTFEEI from the coding sequence ATGAAATGGCAAGGCAGAAGACAAAGTGATAACGTAGAAGACCGAAGATCGATTTCTGGCGGAAAAGTTGCTGTTGGAGGTGGTATTATTGGAATTATCATTTTATTACTAAATGTTTTTGGAGGCGAAACCGGCCAGCAGATAGCACCAATTTTGGAGCAGATGCAAGGCGGACAAACACAAACTGAAGCTGCTGCTCCATTGAGCAAAGAAGATGAAGAAATGGGACAATTTGTAAAAGTTGTTCTGGCCGATAATGAAGACATTTGGGGAAAAATATTTGCAGAACATGGAATGACCTATAAAAACCCAAAATTAGTGCTTTTTAGAGGCTCTGTTCAAACTTCTTGTGGTGGTGCTTCATCAGCATCCGGACCATTTTATTGCCCCGCAGATCAAAAAGTATATATGGACTTAGGTTTCTTTGAAGAACTTAAAACAAAATTTGGTGCAAAAGGAGGCGATTTTGCAATTGCCTATGTAATCGCACACGAAATTGGTCATCATGTGCAGACACTTTTAGGAACATCTGCCAAAATGCACAGAGATCAGCAAGGAAAAAGTCAGGCTGCAGCGAATAAACTTTCGGTTGCTTTAGAATTACAAGCCGATTTTTATGCCGGAGTCTGGGCACATTATAATGAGAAAAATTTAGATGAAGGTGATATCGAAGAAGCATTAAGTGCAGCAAATGCTGTTGGTGATGATGCTATACAAAGTAAAATGCAGGGACAAATTGTTCCCGACTCTTTTACTCACGGAACATCTGAACAAAGAATGTACTGGTTTAAAAAAGGCTTCAAAACTGGAGATATTAAACAAGGAACTACTTTTGAGGAAATCTGA
- the bshB1 gene encoding bacillithiol biosynthesis deacetylase BshB1, giving the protein MKLDILAFGAHPDDVELGCAGTILKEVSLGKKVGIVDLTRGELGTRGTAEIRDEEAKDAAKILGVLVRENLAMRDGFFVNDEKHQLEVIKMIRKYKPEIVLCNAIDDRHIDHGKGSRLVSDACFLSGLMKIETSIDGENQEAWRPKVVYHYIQWKNITPDFVVDITGFEEKKIEAVMAYKTQFYDPNSKEPSTPITSKNFFESLNYRAQDLGRLVGKDFAEGFTVERCLAVNSLENLL; this is encoded by the coding sequence ATGAAATTAGACATATTAGCCTTTGGCGCACATCCGGATGATGTAGAATTAGGTTGCGCCGGAACAATTTTAAAAGAAGTTTCCCTTGGGAAAAAAGTAGGTATTGTAGATTTAACCCGCGGCGAACTAGGAACTCGAGGTACAGCAGAAATTAGAGACGAGGAAGCAAAAGATGCCGCAAAGATTCTGGGAGTTCTTGTGCGCGAAAATCTGGCAATGCGTGATGGATTTTTCGTTAATGATGAAAAACATCAATTAGAGGTTATAAAAATGATTCGAAAATACAAACCTGAAATTGTATTATGCAACGCAATTGATGATCGTCATATTGATCATGGTAAAGGAAGCAGATTAGTTTCTGATGCTTGTTTCCTGTCTGGTTTAATGAAAATCGAAACTTCAATCGACGGAGAGAACCAGGAAGCCTGGAGACCAAAAGTTGTATACCACTATATTCAGTGGAAAAATATTACTCCAGACTTTGTAGTTGATATTACTGGTTTTGAAGAAAAGAAAATTGAAGCGGTTATGGCATATAAAACCCAATTTTACGATCCGAATTCAAAAGAGCCTTCAACGCCAATTACAAGTAAAAACTTTTTTGAGAGTTTAAATTATCGTGCGCAGGACTTAGGAAGACTGGTTGGTAAAGATTTTGCAGAAGGATTTACAGTTGAAAGGTGTTTGGCAGTCAACAGCTTAGAAAATTTATTGTAA
- a CDS encoding chorismate-binding protein — MNPFFLKFKNHKEQNLPFVLYSKPNSGNLIGFLQQNDTLHQVADYTEKGFVFASFDEKQLVLIPENESEIITSQKEITAFESFETDDLNLDAAAKTQYESLVAKGVEAIKNEEFKKVVLSRSEKVNLAEFDFIETFQHLIQIYPATFCYCFFHPKVGFWMGATPEKLLKANGNVFETMALAGTQKDNSETEIVWQQKEKDEQQFVTDFIVKRLREFTASVVVSEPYSLKAGSIWHIKTDISGVLKENSTLEEVIDTLHPTPAVCGLPKKKAKAFIIENENYDRTFYTGFLGELNSSFTGNTVSSDLFVNLRSMQILDKTAILYMGCGITKESIPEKEWEESVNKSMTMKRVLRVMS; from the coding sequence ATGAATCCATTTTTCTTAAAATTTAAAAATCATAAAGAACAAAATTTACCTTTTGTACTTTATTCAAAACCCAATTCTGGAAATCTTATTGGTTTTTTACAGCAAAATGATACTTTACATCAAGTTGCAGATTATACAGAGAAAGGATTTGTTTTTGCTTCTTTTGATGAAAAACAGCTTGTTTTAATTCCGGAGAACGAATCGGAAATTATTACTTCACAAAAAGAAATCACTGCATTTGAATCTTTTGAAACAGATGATTTAAATTTAGATGCTGCAGCTAAAACGCAATACGAAAGTTTAGTTGCAAAAGGCGTTGAGGCTATTAAAAATGAAGAGTTTAAAAAAGTAGTTTTATCAAGAAGCGAAAAAGTCAATTTAGCTGAATTTGATTTTATTGAAACCTTTCAGCATTTGATTCAAATTTATCCTGCTACTTTCTGTTATTGCTTTTTTCATCCAAAAGTTGGATTTTGGATGGGAGCAACGCCTGAAAAACTTTTAAAAGCAAACGGAAATGTTTTTGAAACCATGGCTTTGGCCGGAACACAAAAAGATAATTCTGAAACTGAAATAGTCTGGCAGCAAAAAGAAAAAGACGAACAGCAGTTTGTAACTGATTTTATTGTAAAAAGACTGAGAGAATTTACGGCTTCGGTTGTAGTTTCTGAACCGTACAGTTTAAAAGCAGGTTCTATCTGGCATATTAAAACGGATATTTCGGGAGTTTTAAAGGAGAATTCAACTTTAGAAGAAGTTATTGATACGCTTCATCCAACTCCTGCTGTGTGCGGACTTCCAAAGAAAAAAGCAAAAGCATTTATTATCGAAAACGAGAATTACGATAGAACTTTTTATACCGGATTTCTGGGTGAATTAAACAGCAGTTTTACTGGAAATACTGTTAGTTCTGATTTATTCGTAAATTTACGAAGCATGCAGATTCTGGATAAAACAGCCATTTTATACATGGGATGCGGCATAACTAAAGAAAGTATTCCCGAAAAAGAATGGGAGGAAAGCGTCAATAAATCGATGACGATGAAAAGAGTATTGAGAGTTATGAGTTAG